One window from the genome of Vibrio sp. VB16 encodes:
- a CDS encoding PfkB family carbohydrate kinase: MPIACLGITVLDRVQRVKELPTSGGKFVATDYFEIGGGPAATAAVAVAKLGHEVDFIGRVGGDSVAKTMLDELAGYGVNVTKSIHIPSASSAFSAVLVDDEGERMIINYQDKSLSRDIEPLKSVDFSTYSTILCDVRWPEGAKYALEQARKYRIPSVLDADLSPDSISDLVELADHVAFSQPGLAKFTETDDPIQGLKTAQKRTKGKVYVTVGAEGCYWLEGGELKHQQGKVVDVVDTTGAGDVFHGAFAVAVSEQMESRQSVVFSNTVAALKCTKLGGREGIPSREIVNADVNK, encoded by the coding sequence GAGTGCAACGAGTTAAAGAGCTCCCGACGTCGGGTGGTAAATTTGTCGCGACAGACTATTTCGAGATAGGTGGTGGTCCTGCCGCTACCGCAGCTGTGGCAGTGGCTAAGTTAGGACATGAAGTGGATTTTATCGGTCGTGTAGGAGGTGATTCAGTCGCCAAAACGATGCTTGATGAGCTGGCTGGTTACGGTGTAAACGTGACGAAATCAATACATATACCTAGTGCTTCGTCAGCCTTTTCGGCTGTATTAGTGGATGATGAAGGCGAACGTATGATTATCAATTATCAAGATAAATCACTTAGTCGCGACATTGAGCCATTAAAGTCTGTCGATTTTTCTACATACTCAACCATACTTTGTGATGTGCGTTGGCCAGAAGGTGCAAAATATGCACTAGAACAGGCTAGAAAATATCGTATTCCGTCAGTGTTGGACGCCGACCTTTCACCCGACTCTATTTCAGATTTGGTGGAACTTGCTGATCATGTTGCCTTTTCTCAGCCGGGCTTAGCTAAATTTACTGAGACAGATGACCCAATTCAAGGGTTAAAAACTGCTCAGAAAAGGACAAAAGGTAAAGTTTATGTTACGGTCGGAGCCGAAGGTTGTTACTGGTTAGAAGGCGGTGAACTTAAGCACCAGCAAGGTAAAGTTGTCGATGTCGTCGATACAACTGGTGCTGGTGATGTTTTTCACGGTGCCTTTGCAGTTGCGGTTTCAGAGCAAATGGAGTCAAGGCAGTCTGTCGTTTTCTCAAACACAGTTGCGGCTTTAAAATGCACCAAATTAGGTGGGCGTGAAGGCATTCCAAGTAGGGAAATCGTTAACGCCGATGTAAATAAATAA
- a CDS encoding DeoR/GlpR family DNA-binding transcription regulator, which translates to MTNPRQDKLLQLVIDKGYCTVEDLAEILQVSTQTIRRDIKKLSDERLIVRHHGGASSPSSTVNLDYEIRKVSETDEKNAIGERIADMVPDNSTVFLTIGTTAEIIATHLLKKSNLQIITNSLRVANVLHSNKSFDVLIPSGKIRATNGGIVGTEALDFINHFRFDYLITSAGSIDSDGTLLEYDLNETAVAQSVMKSARNVFVALDSTKYTPKGSIELGHIREATVFFTDEQPPTYIQEVLNQTNVRLEICEG; encoded by the coding sequence ATGACTAATCCTAGACAAGACAAATTATTACAATTAGTTATCGATAAGGGTTACTGTACCGTTGAAGATTTGGCAGAAATTCTACAAGTTTCTACACAAACAATAAGACGGGATATTAAAAAGTTAAGCGATGAAAGATTAATTGTGCGACATCATGGAGGCGCGAGTTCGCCTTCTAGCACAGTAAACTTAGACTACGAAATTCGCAAAGTATCCGAAACCGATGAGAAAAATGCCATTGGTGAACGAATAGCAGATATGGTCCCTGATAACTCGACGGTTTTCCTAACTATCGGCACAACGGCAGAGATTATTGCTACGCACTTGCTTAAGAAGAGTAACCTTCAAATCATAACTAATTCTCTGCGTGTAGCCAATGTGCTGCATAGCAATAAAAGCTTTGATGTACTTATTCCAAGTGGAAAAATTCGTGCGACCAATGGTGGAATAGTTGGGACTGAAGCCCTTGATTTTATCAATCACTTCCGCTTTGACTATTTGATCACGAGTGCTGGTTCTATTGATTCGGATGGTACTTTATTAGAGTATGATTTAAATGAAACCGCGGTAGCTCAATCGGTTATGAAATCTGCGCGGAACGTTTTTGTTGCGTTAGATTCAACTAAATACACGCCCAAAGGGTCGATTGAGTTGGGACATATTCGTGAAGCGACCGTTTTTTTCACGGATGAGCAACCGCCAACCTATATCCAAGAAGTATTAAATCAGACCAATGTGAGACTAGAGATTTGTGAAGGATAG